The proteins below come from a single Bombyx mori chromosome 19, ASM3026992v2 genomic window:
- the LOC105842600 gene encoding uncharacterized protein LOC105842600 gives MDLVPPLAAVHACSVQPLEEYDGPRAPLIRQVSLDEERRDDCQGHWRGPYLQGEEEERGVRLFRALLLQHLRLEELRPPPCMLASAKPDQRGWWLYWRDWRSLERAARRFRETKARARLAERAEHIPLLSLDEVEFEDIMQELCQACAHVEQRALVVLAFLCEVCARAVRVGGWCRAAEWSAKHVAQCATPWAIRHGGWSHVVERAGGARRDETTLLAGAAVAAILAFLLFCRARLRQALM, from the exons ATGGATCTTGTTCCACCATTAGCTGCTGTTCATG CATGCAGCGTCCAACCATTAGAAGAATATGACGGGCCTCGAGCGCCATTGATACGTCAAGTCTCCCTGGATGAGGAACGTCGCGATGACTGCCAGGGTCATTGGCGTGGTCCATATCTTCAGGGCGAGGAGGAAGAAAGAGGAGTCAGGCTATTTAGAGCGTTGTTGCTACAGCACTTGAGGTTAGAGGAACTCAGGCCCCCGCCATGTATGTTGGCGTCCGCAAAACCTGACCAAAG GGGCTGGTGGTTGTATTggcgagactggaggtcgttaGAGCGGGCGGCCAGAAGATTTAGGGAAACGAAAGCCAGGGCAAGATTGGCCGAAAGGGCGGAGCACATCCCTCTACTGAGCTTAGACGAAGTGGAATTTGAGGATATTATGCAAGAACTTTGCCAG GCTTGTGCTCACGTGGAACAGAGAGCCTTGGTGGTGTTAGCGTTCTTGTGCGAGGTTTGTGCTCGCGCTGTCAGAGTTGGGGGCTGGTGTAGAGCCGCGGAATGGTCGGCCAAACACGTGGCCCAATGCGCCACACCTTGGGCCATACGGCATGGTGGCTGG agtCATGTAGTTGAACGTGCCGGCGGGGCGCGCAGAGACGAAACAACACTACTTGCCGGCGCGGCGGTCGCGGCCATACTGgcgtttcttttgttttgtcgCGCTCGGCTGCGTCAAGCTTTGATGTAA